The Coriobacteriia bacterium genome includes a region encoding these proteins:
- a CDS encoding ABC transporter permease — protein MSALARKVLGYAGAIAALLASWQAIAWAVGSPALPGPLPALSDFVRLSVSSLLPHLLISGWRVLASMVVGTALAVPLGLVLGRSPRADAFAAPIVFLSYPVPKIVFLPVLLVLLGIGDASKIALITLIVFFQILVTARDAARAIPAASVLSVRSLGATRAQVFRHVVFPAALPEVFTALRIGTGTAVAVLFFSESVAGTSGLGYYIMDAWSRIAYSEMFAGILAMALLGVVLYEMLEAAESRLCRWTRAGR, from the coding sequence GTGAGCGCTCTGGCGCGCAAGGTCCTCGGCTACGCCGGGGCGATTGCGGCGCTTCTCGCCAGCTGGCAGGCGATCGCGTGGGCCGTCGGCTCCCCGGCGCTGCCGGGACCGCTGCCGGCGCTGTCGGACTTCGTGCGGCTGTCGGTCTCGTCGCTGTTGCCGCACCTGCTCATCAGCGGGTGGCGGGTCCTCGCGTCGATGGTCGTCGGGACCGCGCTAGCCGTCCCGCTCGGGCTCGTGCTCGGCCGGTCGCCGCGTGCGGACGCCTTCGCGGCGCCGATCGTCTTCCTGAGCTACCCCGTGCCGAAGATCGTCTTCCTCCCCGTGCTGCTCGTGCTTCTCGGCATCGGCGACGCGTCGAAGATCGCGTTGATCACGCTGATCGTCTTCTTCCAGATCCTCGTCACGGCCCGTGACGCCGCGAGGGCGATCCCCGCGGCGTCGGTGCTATCGGTGCGCTCGCTCGGTGCGACGCGGGCGCAGGTATTCCGCCACGTTGTCTTCCCGGCCGCGCTGCCCGAGGTCTTCACCGCGTTGCGCATCGGCACGGGGACGGCGGTCGCGGTGCTGTTCTTCTCGGAGTCGGTCGCGGGCACGTCGGGCTTGGGCTACTACATCATGGACGCGTGGAGCCGCATCGCTTACAGCGAGATGTTCGCGGGCATCCTCGCGATGGCGCTGCTCGGCGTCGTGCTCTACGAGATGCTCGAGGCCGCGGAGTCGCGCCTGTGCCGATGGACGAGAGCCGGGCGCTAG
- a CDS encoding aminotransferase class I/II-fold pyridoxal phosphate-dependent enzyme, producing the protein MRSSGPVRAGEQVRTALLLAAGAGSRLSPLTDSTAKCLVGVSVIPILERLIRCLNAYGFSRLVIVVGHEADAIQDYLGDHSGDMEISYVVSPLYKTTNNIYSLWLARKEIDEPFLLVESDVVFDESLLEEMLQPDRIAISKRLPWMNGTTVTIDEEGRVSAFYLGALSCADAAHLKTVNIYSLSRDTWRAVCDRLDRRIAAGQTGEYYESVFAEMVADGSLALEPVFFPAERWYEIDTLADLVAAELVFPRHSLAISDSKPVSGHRRGGRAGRDSAPQVRAARELEYKALTSEHGGYWRHGFVDHAYLYNLYFPPESLFEQLGRQIRQLVLNYPVAQDVLAGLVGDLIGQPAKRIAVGNGAAEIIKIISGHLAGRLIIAAPSFNEYANAAPAGHVVEFALEAPSFQLDVDKFAAEAIGCKADFAVVVTPNNPTSLLVPKGDLVRLVGLLAEHDCTLVVDESFIDFAQEGSRASLEAEVARYQNLAILKSMSKAYGICGLRLGYLLTASETLVQRVREGLPIWNINGFAEAFLRLAPRYRQEFAASCDQVRADRDAFYEDLSGIPGLSVYRPEANFIFCRLPDDAPSGPEVTRRLFVEDNIYIKHCQAKTMPESSRYIRIASRTRRENQVVADALRRVVGPKEAR; encoded by the coding sequence ATGCGCAGCAGCGGCCCAGTACGCGCGGGTGAACAAGTAAGGACCGCGCTTTTGTTGGCTGCCGGCGCGGGAAGCCGACTTTCTCCACTGACGGATTCAACCGCGAAGTGCCTTGTCGGTGTGAGCGTGATCCCCATTCTCGAGCGGTTGATCCGTTGCTTGAACGCCTACGGGTTCTCGCGCCTGGTCATCGTGGTCGGACATGAGGCGGACGCGATACAGGACTACCTTGGCGATCACTCGGGCGACATGGAGATCAGCTACGTCGTCAGCCCGCTCTACAAGACCACCAACAACATCTACTCCCTGTGGCTCGCCAGGAAAGAGATCGACGAGCCTTTCCTGCTGGTCGAGAGCGATGTCGTGTTCGACGAGTCGTTGCTCGAGGAGATGCTGCAGCCCGATCGGATCGCCATTTCCAAGCGGCTGCCATGGATGAACGGAACGACGGTCACGATCGACGAGGAGGGCCGCGTCAGCGCCTTCTACCTCGGCGCACTCAGCTGTGCTGACGCCGCGCACTTAAAGACGGTCAACATCTACAGCTTGTCACGCGATACGTGGAGGGCGGTCTGCGACCGACTCGATCGGCGCATCGCGGCCGGGCAAACGGGCGAGTACTACGAGTCCGTGTTCGCGGAGATGGTCGCCGACGGCAGCTTAGCGCTCGAGCCGGTGTTCTTCCCTGCCGAACGATGGTATGAGATCGACACGTTGGCCGATCTGGTGGCGGCTGAGCTCGTCTTCCCCAGACACTCCCTCGCCATAAGTGACTCGAAGCCGGTCTCTGGTCATCGCCGGGGCGGCAGAGCGGGGCGGGACTCGGCGCCGCAGGTTCGCGCCGCAAGAGAACTGGAGTACAAGGCACTCACATCGGAGCACGGCGGCTACTGGCGTCACGGCTTCGTCGACCATGCCTACTTGTACAACCTGTACTTCCCGCCGGAGTCGCTCTTCGAGCAACTCGGCAGGCAGATCCGTCAGCTGGTGTTGAACTACCCCGTCGCCCAGGACGTTCTAGCGGGGCTCGTGGGTGATCTGATCGGTCAACCCGCCAAGAGGATCGCGGTCGGCAACGGTGCCGCTGAGATCATCAAGATCATCTCCGGGCACCTCGCCGGTAGGCTCATCATCGCGGCTCCTTCGTTCAACGAGTACGCCAACGCGGCGCCTGCGGGACACGTCGTCGAGTTCGCCCTCGAGGCCCCCTCGTTCCAGCTCGACGTCGACAAGTTCGCCGCGGAGGCTATCGGCTGCAAAGCTGACTTCGCGGTCGTGGTGACGCCCAACAACCCGACCTCGCTGCTCGTGCCCAAGGGCGATCTAGTCCGCCTGGTGGGCCTTCTCGCCGAACACGACTGCACGCTCGTCGTGGACGAGTCATTCATCGACTTCGCCCAGGAAGGTTCTCGGGCATCCCTTGAGGCGGAGGTCGCTCGGTACCAGAACTTGGCGATCCTCAAGAGCATGAGCAAGGCATACGGCATCTGCGGGTTGAGGCTCGGCTATCTGCTCACCGCGAGCGAGACCCTTGTCCAGCGGGTTCGTGAGGGCTTGCCCATCTGGAACATCAACGGTTTCGCCGAGGCGTTCCTTCGTCTTGCTCCCCGCTATCGGCAGGAGTTCGCCGCCAGCTGTGACCAGGTGCGTGCTGATAGAGATGCGTTCTACGAGGATCTCAGTGGGATACCGGGGCTCTCCGTCTATCGGCCCGAAGCCAACTTCATCTTCTGCCGCCTTCCAGACGATGCTCCGTCCGGACCGGAGGTCACGCGCAGGCTGTTCGTCGAGGACAACATCTACATCAAGCACTGCCAGGCCAAGACCATGCCCGAGTCAAGCCGGTACATCCGCATCGCCAGCCGCACGAGGCGCGAGAACCAGGTCGTGGCCGATGCGCTTCGGCGAGTCGTCGGGCCGAAGGAAGCACGATGA
- a CDS encoding CDP-alcohol phosphatidyltransferase family protein, whose protein sequence is MSVSRRPVAPRPMLWFARDLPNVCSLAGLLSAVLGVYFAIRGVFPAVMIALLWAVVFDWSDGLIARRMKGRTEDQRAFGGQLDSLIDVVSFSIAPAVVLLSVGRFSPWFVPGAFVIVATGVIRLSYFNVFGLVDESTYRGLALDNNVIILALLFVFRHAVSAPVFIIVLYVALMALAALNVASIHTPKLGDRWYYAVVLYVLCLSAIFGWQLLSG, encoded by the coding sequence ATGAGCGTGTCGCGCCGGCCGGTCGCTCCGCGACCGATGCTTTGGTTTGCGCGTGACTTGCCCAACGTGTGCTCGCTCGCAGGGCTCTTGTCGGCGGTGCTCGGGGTCTACTTCGCGATCCGCGGCGTCTTCCCGGCAGTGATGATCGCCCTGCTGTGGGCGGTAGTCTTCGACTGGAGCGATGGCCTCATCGCGCGGCGGATGAAAGGACGGACGGAGGATCAGCGTGCGTTCGGGGGGCAGCTGGACTCGCTGATCGACGTCGTCAGCTTCAGCATCGCACCTGCGGTGGTGTTGCTGAGCGTCGGGCGCTTCAGCCCCTGGTTCGTCCCGGGCGCCTTCGTGATCGTCGCCACGGGGGTCATCCGGCTGAGCTACTTCAACGTCTTCGGGCTGGTCGATGAGTCGACCTACCGTGGGTTGGCGCTCGACAACAACGTCATCATCCTGGCGCTTCTCTTTGTCTTCCGACACGCTGTGAGTGCCCCGGTGTTCATCATCGTCCTTTACGTCGCCCTGATGGCACTGGCCGCCCTCAACGTGGCTTCGATCCACACGCCCAAGCTCGGCGACAGGTGGTACTACGCCGTCGTACTGTATGTGCTCTGCCTGAGCGCGATCTTTGGATGGCAGCTGCTATCCGGCTGA